ACGTGGATTGGCCCGTCACCTACAGCGTTGAGGCGCAATTCGTCGAGAAGATCACCAACATCAGCGCGGGCGGGGCCTACATCCAGTCCCATCGGCCGTTGTGGGCCGATACGGTGATCCACATGGCGTTCACGCTTCCGGGGCAGTCCACGCCCATCCCGGTGAAAGCCAAGGTGATGTGGGTGGTGGAGACTTCCATCGATGACAACGGGGACATCGTGCCCGGCGGCATCGGCGTGCAGTTCCTTGAAGTCCTCGAAAAAGACCGGAAGGCGATCGAGGACTTCGTGGAAAAGTCGGACAACAAGAGCTAGTCGAGCATGCGTCTCCGCCCATTGGGGGTTGTCATCGCGCTCGCAGCAAGCGTGTTCGCATGCGATCAGGTGACGAAGAAGTCGGTTCAGCGGAACATGGAGCACCTGTCGGCCACTCCCGTGGTTTCATGCTGTCTGAATCTCACCCACGTCCACAATCGGGGAGGGGCCTTTGGGATGTTCTCGGAGACTCGCACCCGATGGGGTCGCCTGGCGTTCACCGCATCCTCCTTTCTCGCGCTCGGCTTCCTGCTCTACCTGCTCGCCGTGGCCCCCGCTGAGGCTCGGTTCCAGCGCGTTGCGCTCTCGATCATCCTTGGGGGAGCGGTGGGAAACCTCTACGATCGGATGGTACAGGGGTTTGTGGTGGATTTTGTCGATGCCCATTGGCGCCACTACCATTGGCCGGCCTTCAACGTGGCCGACATGGCCATTACCGTGGGAATCCTGGCCATCCTGGGTGAAATGGTGCTGCAGAAGAGAAGCCCGAAGGCGGCGGGTTGAAGCTGAAGGGAAAAGTTGCGCTGGTTACCGGTGCAAGCCGGGGGATCGGCCGAGCCATCGCCGAGGCGTACCTGCGTGAGGGCGCCGAAGTTTTTGCGTGCGCTCGCGGAGAATTGGACCTGACCTCCGCGGTGCGGGAGATGAGTCGAGAGGGAACGATTCGCTCGCGGGCGGCGGATGTAAGTCAACCGGACCAAGTGGGACGATTACTGGAAGAGGTGAGCCGTGCGGCGGGTCGATTGGACGTGGTGGTCAACAATGCGGGGGCGGCCGGCGTTCGAGTGCCCATCGAACGGTATCCTGCGGACGTTTGGGAAGAGGTGGTCCGGGTGAATGTGATGTCGGTGTTTCTGGTGTCGCGTGAAGCCCTGCCGTTGATGCGGAAATCCGGGGGGGGGTCGATCATCAATGTGAGCTCTGGCGTGGGGCGCAAAGGCAAGGCGCTCTGGGGAGCCTATGCCGTATCCAAATTCGCAGTCGAAGGGTTTACGCAGACGCTGGCCGAAGAGATAAAACCCGACGGCATCCGGGTCAACTCCGTCAATCCCGGCGCCACCCGTACCCGAATGCGCGCCCAGTCCTATCCGAACGAGGACCCCATGACCCTCCCCACGCCGGAATCGTTGGCGCCGATGTTCGTCTATCTCGCGTCCGACGACAGCCGGGAGACGGGCCAGTACTTCGAGGCGCGCGAGTGGCTGCTCACACACGGCCCTTCGGCCCACGCCGCCTGATGGAAGGGCCGGCTTGAAAAGCTACGGACGATCGACGCTGTGGGGTGGGGTGAGCCGCAAAGCGGTGCTGCGCGAGGTGGCGAAGTTCGCCAACTCCTTTTCGTTCGATTCCGTTCTCCTCCCGCAGGATCTTGCCCTGAATCGGGCATGGGCCGAAGCCCTCCGAAACATCGGCATCCTTTCGCGGACGGAAGAACAGAAAATCGTCCGGGGCTTGGATCGAATCGGACGAGCCGGTCGTTCCGGGCGTGCCGCCCACTCCGGCGATTGGGAAGACGTCCACAGCTACGTGGAGATTACGCTGCACAAGCTTATCGGTGACGCCGCGAAAAAACTTCACACGGGCAAGAGCCGCAACGATCAGGTGGCAACCGACCTTCGAATGTACGTCATAGATCGCCTCACCGTGTTGGACAGGGCCTTGAGTGGGGCGATGCGGAGCCTGTTGGTCCTGGCTGATCGAAACGTGAAGGTCATTTTTCCTTCCTACACTCACCTTCGTCAAGCCCAGCCGGTTCTTTTCGCCCATATTGCCCTCGCGTACTTCTCCATGCTCAAGCGTGATCGGACGGGTCTCGGAAATGTGTTTTGCCTCGCGGATGAACTGCCTCTCGGTTCGGCCGCCGTGGGGGGAACGGCCTATGCCGTGGACCGTAAGCTGTTGGCGCGCCGTCTTGGATTCAGCCGAATCAGCTCGAACAGTATCGATGCCGTGGGCGACCGCGATTTTGTCATTCAATTCCACGCGTGGGGAGCGCAGCTCATGGCCCACCTGTCACGAATATCGGAGGACCTGATTTTGTGGTCGTCGGACGAATGGGGGTTCATCCAGCTTCCTGCTGAATACTGCACGGGTTCGAGCCTGCTTCCGCAGAAACTGAATCCGGACGTCCTCGAACTGATCCGGGGGAAAACGGCGCGCGTCGTGGGCAATGCCGTCCAGTCACTGGCGCTCGTTAAGGGCCTCCCCACGTCCTACAGCCGCGACTTGCAGGAGGACAAGGAGAGTCTGTTCAGTACGGCCGAAACGGTCGAATCGTGTTTGAAACTGATCTCGGGACTTCTCGGTGGACTCCGGGTGGAT
The sequence above is drawn from the Nitrospirota bacterium genome and encodes:
- a CDS encoding PilZ domain-containing protein is translated as MGIEKRRHPRVDVDWPVTYSVEAQFVEKITNISAGGAYIQSHRPLWADTVIHMAFTLPGQSTPIPVKAKVMWVVETSIDDNGDIVPGGIGVQFLEVLEKDRKAIEDFVEKSDNKS
- the lspA gene encoding signal peptidase II, encoding MRLRPLGVVIALAASVFACDQVTKKSVQRNMEHLSATPVVSCCLNLTHVHNRGGAFGMFSETRTRWGRLAFTASSFLALGFLLYLLAVAPAEARFQRVALSIILGGAVGNLYDRMVQGFVVDFVDAHWRHYHWPAFNVADMAITVGILAILGEMVLQKRSPKAAG
- a CDS encoding SDR family NAD(P)-dependent oxidoreductase; protein product: MKLKGKVALVTGASRGIGRAIAEAYLREGAEVFACARGELDLTSAVREMSREGTIRSRAADVSQPDQVGRLLEEVSRAAGRLDVVVNNAGAAGVRVPIERYPADVWEEVVRVNVMSVFLVSREALPLMRKSGGGSIINVSSGVGRKGKALWGAYAVSKFAVEGFTQTLAEEIKPDGIRVNSVNPGATRTRMRAQSYPNEDPMTLPTPESLAPMFVYLASDDSRETGQYFEAREWLLTHGPSAHAA
- the argH gene encoding argininosuccinate lyase yields the protein MKSYGRSTLWGGVSRKAVLREVAKFANSFSFDSVLLPQDLALNRAWAEALRNIGILSRTEEQKIVRGLDRIGRAGRSGRAAHSGDWEDVHSYVEITLHKLIGDAAKKLHTGKSRNDQVATDLRMYVIDRLTVLDRALSGAMRSLLVLADRNVKVIFPSYTHLRQAQPVLFAHIALAYFSMLKRDRTGLGNVFCLADELPLGSAAVGGTAYAVDRKLLARRLGFSRISSNSIDAVGDRDFVIQFHAWGAQLMAHLSRISEDLILWSSDEWGFIQLPAEYCTGSSLLPQKLNPDVLELIRGKTARVVGNAVQSLALVKGLPTSYSRDLQEDKESLFSTAETVESCLKLISGLLGGLRVDARRSVAAMSKGFVLATDLADALVERGVPFREAHGAVSAMVRWCIENDRGMKEVPEAVLREISTRLDRRLVQGLSLEASVRRRSNIGGTSPSEVRRQIREARKDLLKG